In Lutra lutra chromosome 6, mLutLut1.2, whole genome shotgun sequence, the following are encoded in one genomic region:
- the LOC125102475 gene encoding ran-specific GTPase-activating protein-like: MAAAKDTHEDHDTSTENADESNHDPQFEPIVSLPEQEIKTLEEDELELFKMRAKLFRFASENDLPEWKERSTGDVKLLKHKEKGTIRLLMRRDKTLKICANPYITPMMELKPNAGSDRAWVWNTHADFADECPKPELLAIRFLNAENAQKFKTKFEECRKEIEEREKKGSGKNNDAQKVTEKLEALSAKEESKEWEDAEGKAGAEEEQ; encoded by the coding sequence ATGGCGGCCGCCAAGGACACCCATGAGGACCATGATACCTCCACTGAGAATGCCGACGAGTCCAACCACGACCCCCAGTTTGAGCCTATAGTTTCTCTTCCTGAGCAAGAAATTAAAACGCTGGAAGAAGATGAattagagctttttaaaatgcgGGCAAAGCTATTCCGATTCGCTTCAGAGAACGATCTCCCAGAGTGGAAGGAACGAAGCACTGGTGACGTTAAGCTTCTGAAGCATAAGGAAAAAGGGACCATCCGCCTCCTCATGAGGAGGGACAAGACCCTGAAGATATGCGCCAACCCCTACATCACACCGATGATGGAACTGAAGCCGAATGCGGGCAGCGACCGTGCCTGGGTCTGGAACACCCACGCTGACTTTGCCGACGAGTGCCCCAAGCCAGAGCTGCTGGCCATCCGCTTCCTAAATGCTGAAAACGCAcagaaattcaaaacaaagtTTGAAGAATGCAGGAAAGAGAtcgaggagagagaaaagaaagggtcGGGCAAAAACAATGATGCCCAGAAGGTGACTGAGAAGCTAGAAGCTCTCTCCGCGAAGGAGGAGAGCAAGGAGTGGGAAGACGCCGAGGGCAAGGCTGGAGCGGAGGAGGAGCAATAA